Proteins encoded together in one Bombiscardovia nodaiensis window:
- the lepA2 gene encoding elongation factor 4 2 — protein sequence MTQQQYIRNFSIIAHIDHGKSTLADRIMEMTETVDERERTDQLLDSMSVERAHGVTVKSRTVRNYYTADDGHRYELNFIDTPGHVDFSYEVSKSLAASEGAILLVDAAQGVQAQTVANFRLAKANGLTVLPVLNKIDSPNADPDRVERQVRALDPSMETAKIMRISAKTGEGVSEVLAAIIRQIPAPQGSRDQPLKALVFDSQYDTYKGVIAYLRLFDGHLETGRTLRLMANSTNFVSDEIGTFAPSMQACEQLEAGDVGYVVTGLKDPTQVRVGDTLTLDSQPTQRALPGYAPAQPMVYAGIFPKSGDSKELAAAMAKLVLNDSSLTCESEQSDVLGSGFRCGFLGAFHLQIIRERLHDEFGIDVLTTAPNVPYRVHLRGAKAGQVVEVDRPTTFPDYSEIDYVEEPFARVDISMPGSALNDVMKLAEQSKGTLVDLGDDDQLLLASYHMPVSEIAYDFFNKLKSVSHGYATMNVTMEDFEPADVVKVEIYINYARVDALSFVLHREDAPRVAQELVHKLKYAVPRRLYPMPTQAVVEGRALARVDIPPLRKNAAVNGEKRSTSKKQALLRRQSANKRAAAQSDIELPQSVFNAILEAEE from the coding sequence ATGACACAACAACAGTATATTCGTAATTTTTCTATCATCGCCCATATTGATCACGGTAAGTCAACGCTAGCTGACCGGATTATGGAGATGACTGAGACCGTCGATGAGCGCGAGCGCACCGACCAGCTATTGGACTCTATGAGCGTTGAGAGAGCACACGGGGTAACAGTGAAATCGCGTACTGTGCGCAATTACTACACAGCCGACGACGGGCATAGGTATGAGCTGAACTTTATTGATACGCCCGGTCACGTCGATTTCTCCTACGAAGTCTCAAAATCTCTGGCTGCCAGCGAGGGTGCCATCTTGCTAGTGGATGCTGCTCAGGGAGTGCAAGCCCAGACAGTTGCGAATTTCCGCCTAGCGAAAGCCAATGGGCTGACGGTCCTGCCGGTGCTCAATAAAATCGACAGTCCCAATGCGGATCCAGACCGAGTAGAGCGACAGGTTCGAGCCTTAGATCCCAGCATGGAAACGGCCAAAATCATGCGTATTAGTGCAAAAACGGGCGAAGGCGTTTCTGAAGTCTTAGCAGCGATTATTCGGCAGATTCCGGCTCCTCAGGGCAGCCGAGATCAACCGCTCAAGGCGCTTGTGTTCGACTCTCAGTATGATACATATAAAGGCGTTATTGCCTATCTGCGCCTGTTCGACGGGCACCTTGAAACTGGCCGCACTCTGCGATTAATGGCCAACAGCACCAACTTTGTTAGCGATGAAATCGGCACCTTTGCTCCTTCTATGCAGGCCTGCGAGCAGCTAGAGGCTGGTGACGTCGGGTATGTAGTTACCGGTTTGAAAGATCCCACCCAAGTGCGCGTAGGAGACACGCTCACGCTCGACAGCCAGCCCACCCAGCGGGCGCTGCCCGGCTATGCGCCAGCTCAGCCCATGGTGTATGCGGGTATCTTCCCCAAGAGCGGCGACAGCAAGGAGTTGGCCGCGGCTATGGCCAAGCTGGTTTTGAACGATTCATCATTGACCTGCGAGAGTGAGCAATCGGACGTGTTGGGCTCAGGTTTTCGCTGTGGTTTTTTGGGTGCGTTCCACCTGCAAATTATCCGCGAGCGCTTGCACGACGAGTTTGGCATCGACGTACTCACCACCGCGCCGAATGTGCCCTACAGAGTTCACTTGCGCGGGGCCAAGGCTGGGCAGGTTGTAGAGGTAGACCGGCCCACAACGTTTCCTGACTATAGCGAAATTGATTACGTGGAGGAGCCGTTTGCACGGGTGGATATCTCCATGCCCGGCTCAGCCCTCAACGATGTGATGAAGCTGGCCGAGCAGTCCAAGGGCACTTTGGTAGATTTGGGCGACGATGATCAACTCCTGCTAGCGTCTTATCACATGCCTGTTTCTGAGATTGCCTACGACTTTTTCAACAAGCTCAAGTCCGTCTCCCACGGCTATGCCACGATGAACGTGACTATGGAAGATTTCGAGCCAGCAGACGTGGTGAAGGTCGAAATATATATCAATTATGCGCGAGTCGATGCTTTGAGCTTTGTGCTCCACCGGGAAGATGCTCCCAGGGTGGCCCAGGAGCTCGTACACAAGCTCAAATACGCGGTGCCCCGGCGGCTCTATCCCATGCCGACGCAGGCAGTAGTGGAAGGGCGGGCCCTGGCCCGTGTAGATATTCCGCCCCTGCGCAAGAATGCTGCGGTCAACGGGGAGAAGCGTTCAACTTCAAAAAAACAGGCCCTCCTGCGGCGGCAGTCTGCCAATAAGCGGGCGGCGGCGCAGTCTGATATTGAGCTACCTCAGTCGGTATTTAACGCCATTCTGGAAGCGGAGGAGTGA
- a CDS encoding aldose 1-epimerase — translation MSTRTNSESKKAFQPRTGQQYSISYGDYQAIVTEQGAILRALKYQGRDLIASFGEDELVPCSNGNVLVPFPNRIEDGEYSFDGRSYQLPIDEHDRNNAIHGYGYRYYWKLESLTESSVTLSWRTPALAYYPFDLIVTVSYELGEQGLTMTTSARNQGSSRAPWAFGIHPWLANGKESHGDAIQADNEACSLLIPCRTHVEVNDRLIPTGEEAAQDGNDLSQGISLKGCAFDDAWCDPIRDAQGRSTAVFTRPDGIRVELWGDETINAWQVCTGTGFDASFRPAGVAVEPMTAYANAFRTGKDLVAIDPGQTYSSQVGYRAERV, via the coding sequence ATGAGCACAAGAACAAACAGTGAATCCAAAAAGGCCTTCCAGCCCAGAACGGGCCAGCAGTACTCCATCAGCTACGGAGATTATCAGGCAATCGTCACTGAGCAGGGCGCTATTTTGCGGGCACTGAAGTACCAGGGCCGCGATTTGATCGCCTCCTTTGGCGAGGACGAGCTGGTGCCTTGCTCGAACGGGAACGTGCTGGTGCCCTTCCCCAACCGCATTGAGGACGGCGAATACAGCTTCGATGGGCGCAGCTACCAGCTGCCCATCGACGAGCACGACCGCAACAACGCCATCCACGGCTACGGCTACCGCTACTACTGGAAGCTGGAGAGCCTGACCGAGTCCAGCGTCACACTCTCTTGGCGCACCCCGGCCCTGGCCTACTACCCCTTCGATCTAATTGTCACGGTCTCCTACGAGCTGGGCGAGCAAGGCCTGACCATGACCACCAGTGCCCGCAATCAGGGCTCCAGCCGCGCCCCCTGGGCCTTCGGCATTCATCCTTGGCTGGCCAACGGCAAGGAGAGCCACGGAGACGCCATCCAGGCCGACAACGAGGCCTGCTCCCTGCTCATCCCCTGCCGCACCCATGTTGAGGTCAACGACCGCCTGATTCCCACCGGCGAGGAAGCCGCCCAGGATGGCAACGACCTGAGCCAGGGCATCAGCCTCAAGGGCTGCGCTTTCGACGATGCCTGGTGCGACCCCATCCGCGATGCCCAAGGCCGCTCCACAGCCGTCTTTACCCGGCCCGATGGCATCCGTGTAGAGCTCTGGGGAGACGAGACCATCAACGCCTGGCAGGTGTGCACAGGCACAGGCTTCGACGCTTCCTTCCGCCCGGCAGGCGTGGCCGTAGAGCCTATGACCGCCTACGCCAACGCCTTCCGCACCGGCAAGGACCTGGTGGCGATTGATCCTGGCCAGACCTACTCCAGCCAGGTGGGCTACCGGGCAGAGCGTGTCTGA
- a CDS encoding Cys-tRNA(Pro)/Cys-tRNA(Cys) deacylase: MSKKRKSTSDASTPAVAQLEAAGIPFQTYTYEHSSDHMDEGYGREAAAKLGIDPSQVYKTLMADTGSERVIAVVPVSGRLNLKELAAAVGAKKARLADPQVAQRESGYVVGGISPFGQKTRHQTVLDEGALHFDHILVSGGKRGFDVAIAPGDLLQILDAQTAPLAEH, from the coding sequence ATGAGCAAGAAACGCAAAAGCACTTCAGACGCATCCACACCGGCCGTCGCCCAGCTTGAAGCGGCTGGGATCCCCTTCCAGACCTACACCTACGAGCACTCGTCCGACCACATGGACGAAGGCTACGGCAGGGAGGCGGCAGCCAAGCTCGGCATTGACCCGAGCCAAGTCTACAAAACCCTGATGGCCGACACGGGCAGCGAGCGCGTGATTGCCGTCGTACCCGTCTCGGGCCGACTCAATCTCAAGGAGCTGGCCGCAGCAGTAGGCGCCAAAAAAGCTCGTTTGGCCGACCCGCAAGTAGCCCAGCGCGAGTCCGGCTACGTGGTTGGCGGCATCTCCCCCTTCGGCCAGAAAACCCGCCACCAGACCGTGCTCGACGAGGGAGCCCTCCACTTCGACCACATCCTGGTCTCCGGCGGCAAGCGCGGTTTCGATGTGGCGATTGCACCGGGTGACCTGCTGCAAATCCTTGATGCACAGACCGCGCCCCTGGCCGAGCATTAG
- the sigH gene encoding RNA polymerase sigma factor RpoE produces the protein MELGERKKRFEQLAMPAVDVLYRQAMKLTNNPEDAQDLVQDTFERGFKAFDRFEPGSNFEAWMTTIERNAFFNQYHKAKRRPQRANDSTGEYNDWDIYSASEHTSEGLKSAEQEYLETFAPEEIMAALNKLSPERRRVFIDAAIDGKSYQQVADEQGIKIGTVMSRLNRARTQLKDELKKYAAERGYGLESSSGGVRPELEAGVSGGPEDSS, from the coding sequence ATGGAGCTTGGTGAGCGCAAGAAGCGCTTCGAGCAGCTCGCTATGCCCGCGGTTGACGTTTTGTACCGGCAGGCTATGAAGCTGACGAATAACCCTGAAGACGCGCAGGACCTGGTGCAAGACACCTTCGAGCGCGGTTTTAAGGCCTTTGACCGGTTTGAGCCGGGCAGCAACTTCGAAGCCTGGATGACCACGATAGAACGTAACGCTTTCTTTAATCAATATCACAAGGCCAAGCGGCGCCCCCAACGCGCGAATGACTCGACCGGTGAATACAACGACTGGGACATTTATTCTGCTTCCGAGCATACATCAGAGGGCTTAAAATCTGCCGAGCAGGAGTATTTGGAGACCTTCGCGCCCGAAGAAATTATGGCGGCGCTCAACAAGCTGAGCCCGGAGCGGCGGCGGGTCTTTATCGACGCGGCCATTGACGGCAAATCTTACCAGCAGGTGGCCGACGAGCAGGGGATTAAGATTGGAACGGTCATGAGCCGGCTCAACCGCGCCAGGACTCAGCTCAAGGACGAACTCAAAAAGTACGCGGCTGAACGCGGCTACGGGCTTGAGAGCAGTTCGGGCGGGGTCAGGCCAGAGCTCGAAGCGGGAGTATCGGGCGGCCCGGAGGACAGCTCGTGA
- a CDS encoding DNA polymerase III subunit epsilon yields the protein MTDSMTDSVSNLQKALETAPMQDEQTTLANSWLLGLDTETTGVNAGKDAIVSACLVLRNPALGFEGDCVGEWVVNPHRRISAGASKVNGFTNEFLSEHGQEPTQAIGEIASIVAQAQAKRIPLLAYNAPFDVEMLNGDIERWCADSMEPFDTANMLVVDPLVIDRAISNRRGRRSLQYTTEYYGVVAHGNFHNATADTIAAVDLIKPMTTLYPQVAHIELGSLMDWQREAHAAWSKSYQEWAQANGKTRRQLSTHWL from the coding sequence ATGACCGACAGTATGACCGACAGTGTGAGCAACCTTCAAAAGGCTTTGGAAACTGCGCCGATGCAGGATGAACAGACCACGCTTGCCAACTCGTGGCTCCTAGGTTTGGACACGGAGACCACCGGCGTGAACGCGGGCAAAGACGCGATTGTGTCCGCCTGCCTGGTCTTGCGCAACCCTGCCCTGGGCTTCGAGGGCGACTGCGTGGGCGAATGGGTGGTCAACCCCCACCGGCGCATCTCCGCAGGAGCGAGTAAGGTCAACGGTTTTACGAACGAGTTCTTGAGCGAGCACGGCCAGGAACCGACCCAGGCCATTGGGGAAATTGCCTCTATCGTGGCGCAAGCTCAGGCCAAGCGCATCCCCCTGCTGGCCTACAACGCTCCCTTCGACGTTGAGATGCTCAACGGCGACATTGAGCGCTGGTGTGCGGACTCTATGGAGCCCTTCGACACGGCGAACATGCTCGTGGTGGATCCCCTGGTGATCGACCGGGCAATTTCCAACCGCCGCGGTCGGCGAAGTCTGCAGTACACCACCGAATACTACGGGGTCGTGGCTCACGGCAACTTCCACAACGCCACAGCCGACACTATCGCCGCCGTGGACCTGATTAAGCCCATGACCACCCTCTACCCGCAAGTGGCCCATATTGAGCTCGGCAGTTTGATGGACTGGCAGCGGGAGGCTCACGCGGCCTGGAGTAAGTCTTACCAGGAGTGGGCACAGGCGAACGGGAAGACACGCCGGCAGCTGAGCACGCACTGGCTGTAA